The Henckelia pumila isolate YLH828 chromosome 2, ASM3356847v2, whole genome shotgun sequence genome includes a window with the following:
- the LOC140877245 gene encoding uncharacterized protein isoform X2 — protein MAAVSSFLAIRKMPQVFCRKKEKERGGHSDYPYKVTEISPPPKNLGIRCLPSNLQNGESVTIEGQAYTISAVTHRYQLRKGKYEPSEKRLDVLSTGRYILNLYLDNLFENS, from the exons ATGGCGGCAGTTTCAAGCTTTTTAGCCATTCGAAAG ATGCCTCAAGTTTTCTGtaggaagaaggagaaggagaGAGGAGGGCATAGCGATTATCCTTACAAAGTTACTGAAATCAGCCCTCCGCCCAAGAATCTGGGCATTCGCTGCCTTCCTTCT AACCTGCAGAATGGGGAGAGTGTGACAATCGAAGGCCAAGCTTATACTATTTCAGCCGTTACTCATCGTTATCAGCTGCGGAAAGGTAAGTATGAGCCAAGTGAGAAAAGGCTAGACGTGTTATCCACCGGAAGATACATTCTAAACCTGTATCTGGACAACTTGTTTGAAAATTCTTGA
- the LOC140883257 gene encoding putative pentatricopeptide repeat-containing protein At3g01580 isoform X2 produces the protein MIPSVKIFGTCKNVKCLTQLHSLTIKTGLINDCVFGGKLIDLYSKLTPLETTRKLFDETPHRTVYVWNCVIKLCFREKQYRELLLLFRRLFSFGRPDHHTVSVSLKACVRLKALDFGKIIHGFGKKDNQVDSNLFVGSELIELYSKCGEMNDALRVFEEYSEPDVVLWTAMITGYEQNGEPKEALAFFTKMIVIDWVVPDSITLVSVVSASAKLLNLKGGRSVHGYMIRWGFENILPLSNALLNLYAKTGFVNAAARLFMIMREKDAISWGSMISCYAHSGNATQALDLFNEMITLSRECDAATLISALQACEVTCDLEMGKRIHELASQNGLELDILVSTALIDMYMKCASPDEAIGIFKRLPKKDGMCYSSLLCGCVQNGLFYKSIQVFCDMIVIGLRPDAVSVVKILTACSESGALQQISCFHGLAIKNGLENKHCVGASLIESYAKCGYAFHGKGQEAIELFNQMINSSSNKPNHVSFLSILSACSHAGLVKEGIEVFKMMVNEYFLTPTRKHYGMIVDLLGRNGDLENALEFIKRLPDPAEASTWGALLGACKIHQNMVIGEAAAKKLVRLDPGNAGYYLVLSNIYAVDARWESAAEVRKVVKHKGLDKVTSGRSVIELRHESCSFIANDRSHRDSAQIYELLIKLDRRMKEHSRFSCMDFQLHDFEEIL, from the exons ATGATTCCATCCGTCAAGATTTTTGGAACATGTAAGAATGTGAAATGCTTAACCCAGTTGCATTCGCTTACCATCAAAACTGGCCTCATCAATGACTGTGTCTTCGGTGGGAAACTGATCGATTTGTATTCGAAACTCACTCCCCTTGAGACAACCCGGAAACTGTTTGATGAAACGCCTCACAGGACTGTGTATGTCTGGAACTGTGTTATTAAATTATGTTTCAGGGAAAAACAGTATAGGGAATTGTTGTTACTCTTTCGCCGTTTGTTTTCATTTGGAAGACCCGATCATCACACTGTATCTGTTTCCCTCAAAGCTTGTGTCAGGCTTAAAGCACTTGATTTTGGTAAAATTATTCATGGGTTTGGGAAGAAGGATAATCAGGTGGATTCAAACTTGTTTGTTGGGTCTGAATTAATCGAACTGTATTCTAAATGTGGGGAAATGAATGATGCATTACGAGTTTTTGAAGAGTATTCTGAGCCGGATGTTGTTTTGTGGACTGCGATGATCACCGGTTATGAGCAGAACGGAGAACCTAAAGAGGCACTTGCCTTTTTTACGAAAATGATAGTCATTGATTGGGTTGTACCTGATTCAATTACACTTGTCAGTGTTGTCTCTGCCAGTGCAAAGTTATTGAACTTAAAGGGGGGAAGAAGTGTTCATGGTTATATGATCAGATGGGGATTTGAGAACATTTTACCCTTATCAAATGCTTTGCTAAATTTGTATGCAAAAACAGGATTTGTGAATGCTGCAGCTCGATTATTTATGATAATGAGGGAAAAAGATGCGATTTCATGGGGTTCTATGATTTCTTGTTACGCTCATAGTGGAAATGCAACACAAGCTCTTGATCTATTTAATGAGATGATAACTTTATCTAGAGAGTGTGATGCTGCAACTCTAATTAGCGCTCTGCAAGCATGCGAAGTAACTTGTGATTTGGAGATGGGAAAAAGAATTCATGAGCTAGCATCACAGAATGGGTTAGAGTTGGATATCTTGGTTTCTACTGCTCTAATTGATATGTACATGAAGTGCGCTTCCCCTGATGAAGCCATTGGAATTTTCAAAAGGTTGCCTAAGAAAGATGGCATGTGTTATTCATCTTTGTTGTGTGGATGCGTTCAAAATGGATTGTTTTACAAGTCGATCCAAGTTTTCTGCGATATGATTGTGATTGGTCTCCGACCTGATGCTGTTTCTGTGGTAAAAATTTTGACAGCTTGTTCAGAATCAGGTGCCCTTCAACAAATTAGCTGCTTCCATGGTCTTGCGATTAAAAATGGCCTGGAGAACAAGCATTGTGTTGGCGCCTCTCTAATAGAATCTTATGCAAAATGTG GATATGCCTTTCATGGTAAAGGGCAGGAAGCAATCGAGTTATTTAACCAGATGATAAACTCTTCATCCAACAAACCAAATCACGTATCATTCCTCTCAATTTTATCAGCATGCAGTCATGCTGGTCTAGTAAAAGAAGGCATCGAGGTGTTCAAAATGATGGTGAATGAGTATTTTCTAACTCCAACCAGAAAACATTATGGAATGATAGTTGACCTGCTTGGCCGGAATGGAGATTTGGAAAATGCCTTGGAATTTATCAAGCGACTTCCAGATCCTGCCGAAGCCAGTACATGGGGAGCCTTGCTTGGTGCATGTAAGATTCATCAGAACATGGTGATTGGAGAAGCTGCGGCAAAGAAACTGGTTCGATTAGATCCGGGTAATGCTGGTTATTACCTAGTGTTGTCGAATATATATGCTGTTGATGCAAGGTGGGAAAGTGCAGCCGAAGTTAGGAAAGTGGTTAAACATAAAGGACTGGATAAAGTGACATCAGGTCGAAGTGTGATCGAGTTGAGGCATGAGTCCTGCAGTTTCATAGCTAATGATAGATCTCACCGAGACTCTGCACAAATTTATGAACTGCTGATCAAATTAGACAGAAGGATGAAAGAGCACAGCAGATTTTCTTGCATGGATTTTCAATTACATGATTTTGAGGAAATTTTATAG
- the LOC140883257 gene encoding putative pentatricopeptide repeat-containing protein At3g01580 isoform X1 translates to MIPSVKIFGTCKNVKCLTQLHSLTIKTGLINDCVFGGKLIDLYSKLTPLETTRKLFDETPHRTVYVWNCVIKLCFREKQYRELLLLFRRLFSFGRPDHHTVSVSLKACVRLKALDFGKIIHGFGKKDNQVDSNLFVGSELIELYSKCGEMNDALRVFEEYSEPDVVLWTAMITGYEQNGEPKEALAFFTKMIVIDWVVPDSITLVSVVSASAKLLNLKGGRSVHGYMIRWGFENILPLSNALLNLYAKTGFVNAAARLFMIMREKDAISWGSMISCYAHSGNATQALDLFNEMITLSRECDAATLISALQACEVTCDLEMGKRIHELASQNGLELDILVSTALIDMYMKCASPDEAIGIFKRLPKKDGMCYSSLLCGCVQNGLFYKSIQVFCDMIVIGLRPDAVSVVKILTACSESGALQQISCFHGLAIKNGLENKHCVGASLIESYAKCGSLDGSIEVFYGIEDRDIVIWSSMFAGYAFHGKGQEAIELFNQMINSSSNKPNHVSFLSILSACSHAGLVKEGIEVFKMMVNEYFLTPTRKHYGMIVDLLGRNGDLENALEFIKRLPDPAEASTWGALLGACKIHQNMVIGEAAAKKLVRLDPGNAGYYLVLSNIYAVDARWESAAEVRKVVKHKGLDKVTSGRSVIELRHESCSFIANDRSHRDSAQIYELLIKLDRRMKEHSRFSCMDFQLHDFEEIL, encoded by the coding sequence ATGATTCCATCCGTCAAGATTTTTGGAACATGTAAGAATGTGAAATGCTTAACCCAGTTGCATTCGCTTACCATCAAAACTGGCCTCATCAATGACTGTGTCTTCGGTGGGAAACTGATCGATTTGTATTCGAAACTCACTCCCCTTGAGACAACCCGGAAACTGTTTGATGAAACGCCTCACAGGACTGTGTATGTCTGGAACTGTGTTATTAAATTATGTTTCAGGGAAAAACAGTATAGGGAATTGTTGTTACTCTTTCGCCGTTTGTTTTCATTTGGAAGACCCGATCATCACACTGTATCTGTTTCCCTCAAAGCTTGTGTCAGGCTTAAAGCACTTGATTTTGGTAAAATTATTCATGGGTTTGGGAAGAAGGATAATCAGGTGGATTCAAACTTGTTTGTTGGGTCTGAATTAATCGAACTGTATTCTAAATGTGGGGAAATGAATGATGCATTACGAGTTTTTGAAGAGTATTCTGAGCCGGATGTTGTTTTGTGGACTGCGATGATCACCGGTTATGAGCAGAACGGAGAACCTAAAGAGGCACTTGCCTTTTTTACGAAAATGATAGTCATTGATTGGGTTGTACCTGATTCAATTACACTTGTCAGTGTTGTCTCTGCCAGTGCAAAGTTATTGAACTTAAAGGGGGGAAGAAGTGTTCATGGTTATATGATCAGATGGGGATTTGAGAACATTTTACCCTTATCAAATGCTTTGCTAAATTTGTATGCAAAAACAGGATTTGTGAATGCTGCAGCTCGATTATTTATGATAATGAGGGAAAAAGATGCGATTTCATGGGGTTCTATGATTTCTTGTTACGCTCATAGTGGAAATGCAACACAAGCTCTTGATCTATTTAATGAGATGATAACTTTATCTAGAGAGTGTGATGCTGCAACTCTAATTAGCGCTCTGCAAGCATGCGAAGTAACTTGTGATTTGGAGATGGGAAAAAGAATTCATGAGCTAGCATCACAGAATGGGTTAGAGTTGGATATCTTGGTTTCTACTGCTCTAATTGATATGTACATGAAGTGCGCTTCCCCTGATGAAGCCATTGGAATTTTCAAAAGGTTGCCTAAGAAAGATGGCATGTGTTATTCATCTTTGTTGTGTGGATGCGTTCAAAATGGATTGTTTTACAAGTCGATCCAAGTTTTCTGCGATATGATTGTGATTGGTCTCCGACCTGATGCTGTTTCTGTGGTAAAAATTTTGACAGCTTGTTCAGAATCAGGTGCCCTTCAACAAATTAGCTGCTTCCATGGTCTTGCGATTAAAAATGGCCTGGAGAACAAGCATTGTGTTGGCGCCTCTCTAATAGAATCTTATGCAAAATGTGGTAGCTTGGATGGTTCTATAGAAGTtttttatggaattgaagatagAGATATTGTAATTTGGAGCTCTATGTTTGCAGGATATGCCTTTCATGGTAAAGGGCAGGAAGCAATCGAGTTATTTAACCAGATGATAAACTCTTCATCCAACAAACCAAATCACGTATCATTCCTCTCAATTTTATCAGCATGCAGTCATGCTGGTCTAGTAAAAGAAGGCATCGAGGTGTTCAAAATGATGGTGAATGAGTATTTTCTAACTCCAACCAGAAAACATTATGGAATGATAGTTGACCTGCTTGGCCGGAATGGAGATTTGGAAAATGCCTTGGAATTTATCAAGCGACTTCCAGATCCTGCCGAAGCCAGTACATGGGGAGCCTTGCTTGGTGCATGTAAGATTCATCAGAACATGGTGATTGGAGAAGCTGCGGCAAAGAAACTGGTTCGATTAGATCCGGGTAATGCTGGTTATTACCTAGTGTTGTCGAATATATATGCTGTTGATGCAAGGTGGGAAAGTGCAGCCGAAGTTAGGAAAGTGGTTAAACATAAAGGACTGGATAAAGTGACATCAGGTCGAAGTGTGATCGAGTTGAGGCATGAGTCCTGCAGTTTCATAGCTAATGATAGATCTCACCGAGACTCTGCACAAATTTATGAACTGCTGATCAAATTAGACAGAAGGATGAAAGAGCACAGCAGATTTTCTTGCATGGATTTTCAATTACATGATTTTGAGGAAATTTTATAG
- the LOC140884982 gene encoding U-box domain-containing protein 45, with translation MEAAMAEALLFGDAETRVLAARDIGKLNKKQKHILAEKGVVSSLVLMLHATQDYESIQAALCALLNLAYGSERNKVLIAKSGAIPAILEIMQWENESLLELALAALLILSSCSANKPEIASPGTIQLLFQLLDLQFPNCNTISHQAKLDILSTLNNLSTSPQIIPTIVLSGGLIYLLQLIYESERSSDLAEKSIALVEAIVSSSDIALNQVSETGGMIQVLVEAVEEGSAATKEHAVAILVLICKSCKERYRGMILREGAVPGLLQLSVDGTWLAKEKAKALLLLLRDRSSGGSSKIQQSKNVMFEEVMKEIDRRERAGTSTQLVEEMIAKLRT, from the exons ATGGAAGCAGCCATGGCAGAAGCCCTCCTATTCGGCGACGCAGAGACTCGGGTTTTGGCTGCCAGAGATATTGGCAAGCTAAACAAGAAGCAAAAGCATATTTTAGCCGAAAAAGGAGTGGTTTCTTCCTTGGTTTTGATGCTTCATGCTACACAAGATTATGAATCCATTCAAGCTGCTCTCTGTGCCCTGCTTAATCTAGCATATGGTAGTGAGAG GAACAAAGTTCTAATTGCTAAATCTGGTGCTATACCAGCTATTCTGGAAATCATGCAATGGGAGAACGAGTCATTGCTAGAGCTCGCATTGGCAGCCTTGCTGATCCTCTCTTCTTGCTCAGCAAACAAGCCTGAAATCGCATCACCTGGGACGATTCAACTTCTCTTCCAACTCCTAGACTTGCAGTTTCCGAACTGCAATACCATTAGCCATCAGGCCAAGCTCGATATCTTGTCCACGTTGAACAATCTTTCCACGTCCCCGCAGATCATCCCAACTATTGTGCTGTCAGGTGGCCTGATATATTTGCTCCAACTGATTTATGAGTCTGAAAGATCATCAGACTTGGCTGAGAAATCTATTGCATTGGTCGAAGCAATTGTTTCTTCGTCAGATATTGCTCTGAATCAG GTTTCTGAAACTGGAGGAATGATCCAGGTTTTGGTGGAGGCAGTGGAGGAGGGATCAGCTGCTACCAAGGAACACGCAGTGGCGATTCTAGTGTTGATATGCAAAAGCTGCAAGGAGAGATACAGAGGAATGATTTTGAGAGAAGGTGCAGTACCTGGGCTGCTACAGTTGAGCGTCGATGGTACATGGCTGGCTAAAGAAAAGGCGAAAGCTTTGCTTTTGCTGCTTAGAGATCGCTCCAGTGGAGGTTCTTCCAAGATTCAGCAATCCAAGAATGTGATGTTCGAAGAAGTAATGAAGGAGATTGATAGAAGGGAGAGGGCAGGGACATCAACTCAGTTGGTAGAGGAGATGATTGCCAAACTAAGGACATGA
- the LOC140877243 gene encoding serine/threonine-protein kinase D6PKL1-like isoform X1 encodes MPYDTMESLVEGVNSLQMNSNSIGNMEYNSSVTGTSRPPHPPSRKPYRYEGKSSGSPAITTEQETGRTCIPTTPGIASKHSYKSLHCSMLQNEDQGKFNKLKEKIHGPLDVDNESGQDNTQKQDLILASKRNDEKNHTSNGLVESVDFTSSRAIGDIDLLNAYLPSKSGIDSCPSPQNSFYSATQYTEAKQSFTNTEVSERASSEEKSGESGEVSNSCDYVESRKTSIRCSTGSDVSDESSSSSFHSAVYKPHKANDTMWEAIQAVRSHNGVLELKNFRVFKRLGGGDIGTVHLAELIGTRCCFAIKVMDKEVLSSRKKLLRAQTEREILQSLDHPFLPTLYAHFETEKLSFLVMEFCPGGDLHALRQRQPGKFFPEHAARFYVAEVLLALEYLHMLGIIYRDLKPENVLVREDGHIMLSDFDLSLRCAVNPTLVKSSNINLESKSSGFCIEPSCVIQPSCIQPSCFGPRFLSKSKKEKKTKQKSEISKQASALPELMAEPTSARSMSFVGTHEYLAPEIIKGEGHGSAVDWWTFGIFLYELLFGRTPFKGAGNRATLFNVVGQPLRFPESPTVSFAARDLIRGLLVKEPQHRLAYRRGATEIKQHPFFQNVNWALIRCASPPDIPPPFLMQDGRAPAAAPAPSKVQGVDVKPSGNYYEIDFF; translated from the exons ATGCCGTATGACACTATGGAATCACTTGTTGAGGGCGTTAATTCCTTACAGATGAATTCCAACTCCATCGGTAACATGgaatataattcttctgtaacTGGGACTAGTCGTCCTCCTCATCCCCCATCTAGAAAACCGTATAGATACGAAGGGAAATCATCTGGATCTCCTGCGATAACTACAGAGCAAGAGACTGGTAGAACCTGTATTCCTACTACCCCAGGGATCGCTTCAAAACACTCTTATAAATCGCTCCATTGCAGTATGCTGCAGAATGAAGACCAAGGTAAATTCAACAAACTAAAAGAGAAAATTCATGGCCCTCTTGATGTAGATAATGAATCGGGACAAGATAATACTCAGAAGCAGGATTTAATTTTGGCTTCAAAAAGGAACGATGAAAAGAATCACACCTCCAACGGCCTTGTGGAATCAGTGGATTTTACTTCGTCTCGGGCAATAGGAGATATCGACCTTTTAAATGCGTATTTGCCATCAAAATCCGGAATTGACAGTTGTCCGAGTCCTCAAAATAGTTTTTACTCGGCCACACAGTACACAGAAGCCAAACAAAGCTTCACCAACACTGAAGTGAGTGAACGTGCCAGTAGTGAGGAGAAGTCTGGTGAAAGTGGGGAAGTCAGCAACTCCTGTGATTATGTTGAGAGTAGGAAGACTAGTATCAGATGCAGCACTGGTAGTGATGTTAGTGATGAGAGCAGCTCTAGTAGTTTCCACAGTGCAGTATACAAACCGCACAAAGCAAATGATACAATGTGGGAGGCTATCCAAGCTGTCAGATCTCACAACGGTGTGTTAGAGTTGAAAAATTTTAGGGTTTTCAAGAGATTGGGAGGTGGAGATATAGGCACTGTTCATCTGGCGGAATTGATAGGCACAAGATGCTGTTTCGCTATCAAAGTGATGGATAAGGAAGTTTTGTCAAGCCGAAAGAAGCTTCTCAGGGCTCAGACAGAGAGAGAAATTCTGCAATCTTTGGATCATCCTTTTCTCCCCACCTTGTATGCACACTTTGAGACAGAGAAATTATCATTCTTGGTGATGGAGTTCTGTCCCGGCGGAGATTTGCATGCACTTCGGCAAAGACAGCCTGGGAAGTTTTTTCCTGAGCATGCTGCGAG GTTTTATGTTGCTGAAGTCCTCCTTGCTTTAGAATATCTTCACATGCTTGGGATCATTTACAGAGATCTTAAACCTGAAAATGTTTTGGTTAGGGAAGATGGACACATAATGCTTTCAGATTTTGATCTCTCCTTGCGATGTGCTGTGAACCCTACTCTAGTGAAGTCCTCAAATATCAACTTGGAGTCGAAGAGCTCTGGATTCTGCATCGAGCCATCATGTGTCATCCAGCCATCTTGTATCCAACCTTCATGTTTTGGACCACGTTTCTTAAGCAAGagcaaaaaagaaaagaaaaccaaACAAAAGAGTGAAATATCCAAACAAGCCTCTGCTCTTCCAGAACTGATGGCTGAGCCCACTAGTGCTCGATCCATGTCATTTGTGGGCACGCACGAATACCTTGCACCTGAAATTATAAAAGGCGAAGGCCATGGTAGTGCAGTGGATTGGTGGacatttgggatttttctatACGAACTTTTGTTTGGAAGAACACCTTTTAAGGGGGCAGGGAACAGGGCCACATTGTTTAATGTTGTTGGACAGCCATTGAGGTTTCCGGAGTCACCTACAGTTAGCTTTGCTGCCAGAGATTTGATCAGAGGCTTACTTGTGAAAGAGCCTCAGCACCGGCTTGCATACAGGCGTGGTGCAACCGAAATCAAACAACATCCATTTTTTCAGAATGTGAATTGGGCTCTTATACGTTGTGCCAGTCCTCCAGACATTCCCCCTCCATTCTTGATGCAAGATGGGAGGGCACCAGCAGCAGCACCGGCACCCTCGAAGGTGCAAGGTGTTGATGTGAAGCCTTCTGGTAATTACTATGAGATTGATttcttttga
- the LOC140877243 gene encoding serine/threonine-protein kinase D6PKL1-like isoform X2 — translation MNSNSIGNMEYNSSVTGTSRPPHPPSRKPYRYEGKSSGSPAITTEQETGRTCIPTTPGIASKHSYKSLHCSMLQNEDQGKFNKLKEKIHGPLDVDNESGQDNTQKQDLILASKRNDEKNHTSNGLVESVDFTSSRAIGDIDLLNAYLPSKSGIDSCPSPQNSFYSATQYTEAKQSFTNTEVSERASSEEKSGESGEVSNSCDYVESRKTSIRCSTGSDVSDESSSSSFHSAVYKPHKANDTMWEAIQAVRSHNGVLELKNFRVFKRLGGGDIGTVHLAELIGTRCCFAIKVMDKEVLSSRKKLLRAQTEREILQSLDHPFLPTLYAHFETEKLSFLVMEFCPGGDLHALRQRQPGKFFPEHAARFYVAEVLLALEYLHMLGIIYRDLKPENVLVREDGHIMLSDFDLSLRCAVNPTLVKSSNINLESKSSGFCIEPSCVIQPSCIQPSCFGPRFLSKSKKEKKTKQKSEISKQASALPELMAEPTSARSMSFVGTHEYLAPEIIKGEGHGSAVDWWTFGIFLYELLFGRTPFKGAGNRATLFNVVGQPLRFPESPTVSFAARDLIRGLLVKEPQHRLAYRRGATEIKQHPFFQNVNWALIRCASPPDIPPPFLMQDGRAPAAAPAPSKVQGVDVKPSGNYYEIDFF, via the exons ATGAATTCCAACTCCATCGGTAACATGgaatataattcttctgtaacTGGGACTAGTCGTCCTCCTCATCCCCCATCTAGAAAACCGTATAGATACGAAGGGAAATCATCTGGATCTCCTGCGATAACTACAGAGCAAGAGACTGGTAGAACCTGTATTCCTACTACCCCAGGGATCGCTTCAAAACACTCTTATAAATCGCTCCATTGCAGTATGCTGCAGAATGAAGACCAAGGTAAATTCAACAAACTAAAAGAGAAAATTCATGGCCCTCTTGATGTAGATAATGAATCGGGACAAGATAATACTCAGAAGCAGGATTTAATTTTGGCTTCAAAAAGGAACGATGAAAAGAATCACACCTCCAACGGCCTTGTGGAATCAGTGGATTTTACTTCGTCTCGGGCAATAGGAGATATCGACCTTTTAAATGCGTATTTGCCATCAAAATCCGGAATTGACAGTTGTCCGAGTCCTCAAAATAGTTTTTACTCGGCCACACAGTACACAGAAGCCAAACAAAGCTTCACCAACACTGAAGTGAGTGAACGTGCCAGTAGTGAGGAGAAGTCTGGTGAAAGTGGGGAAGTCAGCAACTCCTGTGATTATGTTGAGAGTAGGAAGACTAGTATCAGATGCAGCACTGGTAGTGATGTTAGTGATGAGAGCAGCTCTAGTAGTTTCCACAGTGCAGTATACAAACCGCACAAAGCAAATGATACAATGTGGGAGGCTATCCAAGCTGTCAGATCTCACAACGGTGTGTTAGAGTTGAAAAATTTTAGGGTTTTCAAGAGATTGGGAGGTGGAGATATAGGCACTGTTCATCTGGCGGAATTGATAGGCACAAGATGCTGTTTCGCTATCAAAGTGATGGATAAGGAAGTTTTGTCAAGCCGAAAGAAGCTTCTCAGGGCTCAGACAGAGAGAGAAATTCTGCAATCTTTGGATCATCCTTTTCTCCCCACCTTGTATGCACACTTTGAGACAGAGAAATTATCATTCTTGGTGATGGAGTTCTGTCCCGGCGGAGATTTGCATGCACTTCGGCAAAGACAGCCTGGGAAGTTTTTTCCTGAGCATGCTGCGAG GTTTTATGTTGCTGAAGTCCTCCTTGCTTTAGAATATCTTCACATGCTTGGGATCATTTACAGAGATCTTAAACCTGAAAATGTTTTGGTTAGGGAAGATGGACACATAATGCTTTCAGATTTTGATCTCTCCTTGCGATGTGCTGTGAACCCTACTCTAGTGAAGTCCTCAAATATCAACTTGGAGTCGAAGAGCTCTGGATTCTGCATCGAGCCATCATGTGTCATCCAGCCATCTTGTATCCAACCTTCATGTTTTGGACCACGTTTCTTAAGCAAGagcaaaaaagaaaagaaaaccaaACAAAAGAGTGAAATATCCAAACAAGCCTCTGCTCTTCCAGAACTGATGGCTGAGCCCACTAGTGCTCGATCCATGTCATTTGTGGGCACGCACGAATACCTTGCACCTGAAATTATAAAAGGCGAAGGCCATGGTAGTGCAGTGGATTGGTGGacatttgggatttttctatACGAACTTTTGTTTGGAAGAACACCTTTTAAGGGGGCAGGGAACAGGGCCACATTGTTTAATGTTGTTGGACAGCCATTGAGGTTTCCGGAGTCACCTACAGTTAGCTTTGCTGCCAGAGATTTGATCAGAGGCTTACTTGTGAAAGAGCCTCAGCACCGGCTTGCATACAGGCGTGGTGCAACCGAAATCAAACAACATCCATTTTTTCAGAATGTGAATTGGGCTCTTATACGTTGTGCCAGTCCTCCAGACATTCCCCCTCCATTCTTGATGCAAGATGGGAGGGCACCAGCAGCAGCACCGGCACCCTCGAAGGTGCAAGGTGTTGATGTGAAGCCTTCTGGTAATTACTATGAGATTGATttcttttga
- the LOC140883331 gene encoding ribosomal RNA-processing protein 8: MTDVQRRSKKRKRGGRSRRKTKEDCSSTAANNPSVSVSSSTRASSIVKSGSKSSSSFLDKMKAKLSGGYFRMINEKLYTCSGDEALNYFKEDPALFNVYHSGYQEQMSHWPVQPNDIIIKWINDRSPSLVVADFGCGDARLSRSVKNKVFSFDLVSNDPAVIACDMSNTPLDTSSVDVAVFCLSLMGTNFPNYLQEANRVLKHRGWLLIGEVKSRFDPNTGGADPNEFVKSTCELGFTSVTQDFSNKMFLLFYFQKKEKQGPKEQRIKWPELKPCLYKRR; the protein is encoded by the exons ATGACAGACGTGCAGCGGCGGAGCAAGAAGCGGAAGAGAGGAGGTCGGAGCCGCCGGAAGACGAAGGAAGATTGCAGCAGCACCGCCGCCAATAATCCATCTGTGTCTGTGTCTTCTTCAACTCGTGCATCTTCTATCGTTAAAAGTGGCTCGAAATCCTCGTCGTCTTTCCTCGACAAG atgAAGGCAAAACTATCGGGAGGTTATTTTCGCATGATTAATGAGAAGCTGTACACTTGCtc TGGAGACGAGGCTCTGAACTATTTTAAAGAGGACCCAGCATTGTTCAATGTG TATCATTCAGGGTACCAAGAGCAAATGTCCCATTGGCCTGTCCAACCAAATGATATTATCATAAAATGGATAAATGATCGCAGCCCTTCTTTAGTTGTGGCAGATTTCGGGTGTG GTGATGCACGGCTTTCAAGAAGCGTGAAGAATAAAGTTTTCTCATTTGATCTTGTCTCAAATGATCCTGCTGTGATTGCATGTGATATGTCCAAT ACACCCCTCGACACTTCTTCTGTAGATGTTGCTGTCTTTTGTCTCTCACTCATGGGTACCAACTTTCCCAATTATCTGCAAGAAGCAAACAGAGTTCTTAAGCATCG GGGCTGGCTTTTAATAGGAGAAGTGAAAAGCAGGTTTGATCCGAACACAGGGGGAGCAGACCCAAACGAATTTGTAAAATCTACATGCGAGCTAGGATTCACGTCCGTGACTCAG GACTTCTCCAATAAAATGTTCTTGCTTTTCTACTTTCAGAAGAag GAGAAACAAGGACCAAAAGAGCAGCGGATTAAGTGGCCTGAATTGAAGCCTTGTTTATACAAACGTCGTTGA
- the LOC140877245 gene encoding uncharacterized protein isoform X1 — protein MAAVSSFLAIRKNAQMPQVFCRKKEKERGGHSDYPYKVTEISPPPKNLGIRCLPSNLQNGESVTIEGQAYTISAVTHRYQLRKGKYEPSEKRLDVLSTGRYILNLYLDNLFENS, from the exons ATGGCGGCAGTTTCAAGCTTTTTAGCCATTCGAAAG AATGCGCAGATGCCTCAAGTTTTCTGtaggaagaaggagaaggagaGAGGAGGGCATAGCGATTATCCTTACAAAGTTACTGAAATCAGCCCTCCGCCCAAGAATCTGGGCATTCGCTGCCTTCCTTCT AACCTGCAGAATGGGGAGAGTGTGACAATCGAAGGCCAAGCTTATACTATTTCAGCCGTTACTCATCGTTATCAGCTGCGGAAAGGTAAGTATGAGCCAAGTGAGAAAAGGCTAGACGTGTTATCCACCGGAAGATACATTCTAAACCTGTATCTGGACAACTTGTTTGAAAATTCTTGA